The genomic region TGCCTTCGTACGGAAGGTCTTGGACTTCTCCTTGGGGCCGACCTTCCACCGCGTAACGTACGAAGGCGTCTTGCTGGAGGCGTTGCGACGGATGTCCCAGAACTTCACGTCATAACTGGTGCTCACGCGGCCTCCTGAAGTGAGGCCAGCCAGGCTGTGAGGTCGCTGCGCCAGACGCGGAGTTCGCCGTTGGGAAGCTTGATGCACTTGGGCGCGTGACCGAGTTCGCGCCAGCGGTAGAAGGTCCGGCGGGAGACGCCGCCCAGCTCGGCGAGGACCTCGGGCACCGTCAAGAGTTCGTCGCGCCGGGTCATCGGGCATCGCCCCCATCCGGTGGCGACGATTGCGGCAAGGGCACGCCCGCAAGTCCGGCGACGAGTGCGTCTCCCGGGGAGTAGCCCTTTCCGGCGTACTCCCATTCGCTGATCACAAGGACGGTGTCTTCGTCGAGGAGGGGCAGGCGGCCGGTGGTGACGTCTTCGTCTCGGGCGTGGTTTTGGCGGTCGGCGCGGATGTCTCCGAGGGTGGTGGAGTAACGGCGGGATCGGGTGGAGAAGTGGCCGCGGAAGCCCAGCATGTGCGCCCACTGGGTGACCCGAAGTTCGGCCAACTCCTCAAAGGCACCGAGGCGAAGGCATTCGGCGATGAGTCGCCGGGCGTGGTCGCGGACGGGCAAGGCGGTCAGGTCCTCGCCGGGAACGATGCGCCGGTCGATGGTGCCGACGCATTCGGCGGCCTTCGTGGCGTACTTGGCCACGTACCCGGCTACGGCCTGGTCGGTCAGCTCGCCGTCGATTTTGATCGGGCGGGCGTCGAGCTGCGTACCCCATCGGAGTACGCGTTCCGGTTGGCCGACGCACGCGGGCACCTTAGCCGTGACCACTGAGGTGGCGTGCTCTACGGCCTGCCTCAGCAGGTCGAGCGTCGCCCAGGCCGGGGGCGGGGAGATGGGTCCGGCCGGGCCGTCCAGGCGGATCACGGCGTGCAGGTGGACGACGCCGCGTCGCTGGTACTCAGCCACCTTGGCGAAGGAGACGACGAGCTGGTCGCGCATGTCGCGGAGGGTCAGGCCGCCGAGCTTGGCCAGGTGCCGGCGAAGGGCGTCGGCGAAGCGTTTCCACAGCAGCGGCGCGACCGCGTTGAACAGGACCGAGCCGGTGTAGTCGTAGCAGTCGGGGCACAGCGGCTCGCCGAGGCGGTCATCGTCGGCCCCGTGCCGGGCTGTGCAGGACAGGAGTCGCCCGTGCGGGCAGGTCTCGGCGTCGCGTCGAGGGTGGCAGGGCAGGACGCTCCCGTTGTGCTGCCTGCGGGTGTGGACCGGGCCGAATGACGGCGCGGTGAGCGTGACGAACAGACACGGGTGCGCGGTCACTGTGTCGGGGACGCCCTTACCGCCGACGAGTCCGGCCCGGATGAGGTGATAGGTGTCGGCCCGGTAGGTCTCGGCGCAGGCCGGGCAGCGGGAGGCGCGGCGGGTCTTGCACGGCACGCGAAGGACGCCGTCGGGTTCGAGACGGGTGCTGTAGCGGTGCAGCAGGGTCCCGGTAGCCCTGTCCCAGTGTTCGACCTTGCCACGCAGGTGGATCGGCTGTCGACAGCCGCCCGTGTGGCGGATCTGGAAGGCGAAGCGGGAGCAGTTGGGGTCGTTGAGTCGGGCGATGGCACCGCGGATGGCGTGCGCGTTGGCGGATGTTACGGGCAAGATGGAGACCTCCTTTCGCTCGATGGGTGGAGGGATGGCCCCCGACCTGGCAGGCGTCTTGGCGGATGTACGGCCAGGCCGGGGGCGCGGACGGATCAGCAGAAGCCGAGCCCGTCACAGTGGCGGCAGGTCTCGCCGTAGGAGTCGAGACCGCCTCCACCGCAGTGGCAGCACTGCCACCGCTGAGGCCTGATCGGCACAGGTTTCGTGGTCGGTGCCTGTTCGGTGTCGGGCATAGGTGTCACCTCCTTTCGTGGTCAGGCGGCCTGCGCCGCGTTCTGGTCGGGGATGGGGTCGGGCTGGATGCAGCCCTCGTAGCTGCGTTCGGCTTCGTACTGGGCGCGGCGGGCGGCCAGGATGGCCACGGCCCGGTACTCCACAGGGCCGAAGCAGATCGAGGCGGCGTAGTGGCCGGCCTCGCGCTCGCGCGGGTCGATCGACGTGCCGAGCAGTTCGGCGATGTGGTCGACCTCGGTGCACATGTCTGCGTCCGTGGCGCGGTGCGGGAAGTGCAGGACGTTGACAGTGCGTGGGACGGGAACGGCCGGGTTGGCGTCCAGGAAGTCGGCCAGGGCGCGGAGCCCGGCAATGAGCGCGGGCCGGTAGTCGTCGTTGGTCATGCGGTGATCTCCTTTCGTCAGGCGGGTTCGGATGCGGTTCGCAGGGTGCGCAGCAGGTCGGAGGCGAGCTGGTTGGACACACCGAGGCGGGCGCGCAGCAGGTCGCGGGTGATCGGTTTGCCGTGCTTGGCCTGGTGTTCGTCGGCCACGCGGCGGGCGTAGTCGACCAGGGCCGGGGACGGTCCCGGCTCGCCGTCCTGCGCGGCGGGGACGAGCGCCGGAGCGGGGGACGGCGAGGACGGGACGGCGTCGACGGTCAGGGCGGGCGCGGACGGATCAGTACGAGGGGCGGCGGCACGGCGTTCGAGCATCGAGACGGCGATGAGGAACGCCCCGGCGGGGGTGGCCGCCGTCAGCCAGCCCCACACGGTCGGTTCGGCTTGGTGCAGGTTGGCGGCCAGGGACAACACGATCCCGCTGGCTAGGACGAGCGTCGGCCAGGACACCCACCCGTTGCGTTGCCGTCCGGTCTTCTTGTCGCGCTGCCGTTCTCGGGCGGCCATGACGCAGGTGAGGTCGACGCAGACGGCCACGGCCCACGACATCCAGCCGGTCTGTCCGTGGTCGGTGGCGGTCTCGCGGATGTGGGTGAACGATCCGGCACCCGCGATGGCGGCCAGGACGAGAACCGGCCCGGTGTCGAGAAGCCATGAGGCGAGGCGTCGCATCGTTACCCCCTTTCGTGATCAGGCGGACAACAACTCGGACAGCGCGACCTCATCAAGGCCGGTGACGCGGCCGGGCTGGGCGATCTCGGACCACGTGGGAGTGAGCCGGGACCAGTGCCGGGCGGTGTGTTCTGCGGTCTGCTCGGAGACGTGGAAGGAGCGGGCGCGGTACCACTGGCCGTCCTGGCTGGCGACGATCGCGACGCCGGGCGTTTCGGCGGGGATCGCGCGAGCGGAGACCAGGGCGGCGGGGTCGAGGTCGCCGAGCGTCATGGTCGCGGTCTCGGGGTCGTTGACCCGGTGGCAGATCCGCCCTGAGCACTGGGCGCGTAGGGCGGTGACGCCGGGGCCGAGGTCGGAGCCGATTCGCTGGCCGGAGCAGAACAGGTAGATGCCGAACGCCCGCCCGAGCTGGGCGATGCGCAGCAGCGCGGTCGAGGTGTGGGCGATCTCGTCTTTCTCGGACTTGTCGGCCATCAGGTACAGCTCGGCCAGCTCGTCGACCAGCACCACGACCGGGACTGGTCGCACGCCGGGCGGTAGTTGCCAGATGTTGCGCGCGCCGGCCGTACGGCACAGCCCCATTCGGTCGACCATGAGTGCCACCAGGTCATCCAGCAGGGTCACGCTCTCGGCCCGCGTGGTCGC from Microbispora sp. ZYX-F-249 harbors:
- a CDS encoding helix-turn-helix transcriptional regulator codes for the protein MTRRDELLTVPEVLAELGGVSRRTFYRWRELGHAPKCIKLPNGELRVWRSDLTAWLASLQEAA
- a CDS encoding replication initiator; this translates as MPVTSANAHAIRGAIARLNDPNCSRFAFQIRHTGGCRQPIHLRGKVEHWDRATGTLLHRYSTRLEPDGVLRVPCKTRRASRCPACAETYRADTYHLIRAGLVGGKGVPDTVTAHPCLFVTLTAPSFGPVHTRRQHNGSVLPCHPRRDAETCPHGRLLSCTARHGADDDRLGEPLCPDCYDYTGSVLFNAVAPLLWKRFADALRRHLAKLGGLTLRDMRDQLVVSFAKVAEYQRRGVVHLHAVIRLDGPAGPISPPPAWATLDLLRQAVEHATSVVTAKVPACVGQPERVLRWGTQLDARPIKIDGELTDQAVAGYVAKYATKAAECVGTIDRRIVPGEDLTALPVRDHARRLIAECLRLGAFEELAELRVTQWAHMLGFRGHFSTRSRRYSTTLGDIRADRQNHARDEDVTTGRLPLLDEDTVLVISEWEYAGKGYSPGDALVAGLAGVPLPQSSPPDGGDAR
- a CDS encoding DUF2637 domain-containing protein, with the protein product MRRLASWLLDTGPVLVLAAIAGAGSFTHIRETATDHGQTGWMSWAVAVCVDLTCVMAARERQRDKKTGRQRNGWVSWPTLVLASGIVLSLAANLHQAEPTVWGWLTAATPAGAFLIAVSMLERRAAAPRTDPSAPALTVDAVPSSPSPAPALVPAAQDGEPGPSPALVDYARRVADEHQAKHGKPITRDLLRARLGVSNQLASDLLRTLRTASEPA